The Nocardioides sp. cx-173 genome segment CGTGGTCAGGCCGAAGCTGCCGTGGGTATCGGCGTAGATGTCGTTGCCGATCCGGAAGTAGCCCAGGTCGAGGAGCCGCACCGCCGCGGCGCACGCCCGCTCCAACGGCATCCCCTCGCGGCCCAGGTCGTTGACCACGAGCTCGCGCGCCCGGACCAGGGCCCGGCCGAAGTCCTGCATCCGGTCGAACTTCTCCGCGTCCCGCTTCGCACGCCAAACGGGGTGGTAGAGGTACTGGCGGCGCCCGGCGTCGTCGGTGCCGACCGCCTGCAGGTGCCCGTTCTCGTGCGGCGTCACCCAGACGTCCTTCCACGCCGGTGGGATCACCAGACCGCGGACCCTCTGTGCGTCCTCGTCGGGGAGCCTCTGGCCGGCCTGGTCGAGGTAGACGAAACCCCTGCCCGCCCGGCGGCGGGTCCAGCCCGGCTGGTCGGGCGACGTGCGGCGCAGTCGTGGCACCCGGCGACCTTATGCCGGACGCGCGCGCACGCGTCTCACCCGCAGGGGTCTCATCGGCGGCGCAGCGCATAGAGCAGGGCCACGATCACGCCCAGGCCGAGCCACCCGGTGAGGAACCACGGCCAGAACGGGCGCTCGTCCGACGCCTCCTCCGGCAGCTCGCGGCCCTCGCGGCCCTCCGTCGCGGGCGCCGGCTCCCCGGTCGTGCTCGCACTCGGGCTGGGCGTAGGGCTGGGCGGGGGCGGCGTGACCACGTCCCGCAGCGCGCGAGGCAGGGCGATGCGCAGCACCTCGCTGCGCTGGCCCTCGCTGCTGACGTAGACGGTGCCGGACTCGTCGACCGCGATCCCCTCGCCCTGCTCCTGCCTCGGCAGGTCGATCTCCGCCACCGGCTCCAGCGACGGGTAGGCGTAGACGACGGCCCGGCCGTAGTCGCGCAGCACCAGGTGCCGGCCGTCGGGGAAGAACGCCCCGTCGGTCACGAAGCCGAGCACCGGGCCCAGGGGCCGCAGGCGGTTGGGCCGCGAGGTGCTGAGCTCGCGCGGGGCGGCGTACAGGGTGCCGCCGAGCAGCTCCTTGGACGCGACCAGCACCCGACGGGTCACCGGGTGGACGAGCAGCGCCTCGGCGTCGACCGGCCCACCGGGGTAGGTCACCTCGAACACCTCCGGGGCGACCTCCCGCTGCTCACGCTCGAGCGGCACCCGCAGCAGCCGCACCGAGTCGCGGGCGCGGCGGTTGTCGCCGATGTCCCCGACCAGGACCCGGTCGCGTCCCCACGGCGCGACGGCCTCGACGTCGGTGGCCTCACCCCAGGACGCGCCGCCGACGGTCTTGCCGTCGCGCTCCACGACGAACGTGCGGCCCTCGTCGCCGGAGTCGTTGACGGTCACGAACAGCCCGCCGGAGGCGACCAGGCCGCTGGACTCGACGATCTGGGGATCGGCGAACTCGAGGACGACGTGGCGGCGCTCGGCGTCGCCGGAGGTCAGCCCCAGGGCGAACGGCACCACCATCGCCCCGGCCAGCAGCCGCTCCACCACGAGCATCATGCGTCGAGCAGCACGGCCAGTCGCGGGGTGATCCCCCATTGCTCGACCAGCTCGTCGTACTCGCGGCGCACGCCGTCGTCGGAGTCCGGCGCACCGGTGCGGACCGCGCGCAGCAGCGTGTTGCGAGGGGTGTGCTTGCTCTCCACGAACTGCATCACGTCGACCCGGTAGCCCTGCGTGCGCATCAGCGAGGACCGCAGGCCGTCGGTGAGCGTGTCGGCCAGGCGCTCACGCAGGATGCCGTGGCGGGTGAGCATGGCGTACGGCGTGGGGGTGGCGGCGCTGCGCAGCTGGGCCGCGATGTCGTGGTGGCAGCACGGCGCGGCGAGCACCAGGCTCGCGCGCCACTCGACCGCCCTCGCGAGAGCCTCGTCGGTGGCGGTGTCGCAGGCGTGCAGCGCGAGCACGACCTCCGGCGCCGGGTCGAGCTGCACCCCGGAGATCGAGCCGACCACGAAGTCGGCGCTGACGCCCAGCTCGGCGGCGATCGCGGCGTTGTGGTCACGCGACTGCTCGCGCACGTCGACGCCGGTGAGGTGGACCGGCAGCCCGCGCACCGAGGTCAAGAACCGCTCCGCTGCGAACGTGAGGTAGGCGTTGCCGCAGCCGAGGTCGGCGATGCGCAGGGGCTCCTCGGGGGTAGGGCGGCGCAGCCTGCCCTTGGCGATCGCGTCGGTGATCGAGGAGTCGAGCAGCCGCAGGAACTCCTCCACCTGGCGGTACTTCGCCTGACGGCTCGGCTTCATCCGGCCCTGGGCGTCGCTGAGGCCGAGGGCTCGGAACACCGGGTCGCTCTCCGGCAGCAGCCGGTCCTTGTCCCGGTCGTGGCCGCGGTCGACCTCGGCCGCCTCGGCCCGGGCGCTGGTGTGCGCCATCGCCTCGAGCTTCTTGGTGACCCGGATCTGGTGGACCTCGGTGAGCGTCTCGACATGCCAGTTGCCGAACGGCTCCCGGAGCAGCTCGTCGACGGCCGCCGGCGCCGCCGCCAGC includes the following:
- a CDS encoding class I SAM-dependent methyltransferase, with protein sequence MSEPLLVVMDRVRGLLLDPDTLVRAVASGRHKGRQPPRWRRVELRYVDLKAGRHLQVVAYDETQAHTSNHALAAAPAAVDELLREPFGNWHVETLTEVHQIRVTKKLEAMAHTSARAEAAEVDRGHDRDKDRLLPESDPVFRALGLSDAQGRMKPSRQAKYRQVEEFLRLLDSSITDAIAKGRLRRPTPEEPLRIADLGCGNAYLTFAAERFLTSVRGLPVHLTGVDVREQSRDHNAAIAAELGVSADFVVGSISGVQLDPAPEVVLALHACDTATDEALARAVEWRASLVLAAPCCHHDIAAQLRSAATPTPYAMLTRHGILRERLADTLTDGLRSSLMRTQGYRVDVMQFVESKHTPRNTLLRAVRTGAPDSDDGVRREYDELVEQWGITPRLAVLLDA